The Leptospira kmetyi serovar Malaysia str. Bejo-Iso9 genome includes a window with the following:
- a CDS encoding DUF3209 family protein produces MACHEVAALRLGMMNVIGIKDEATIQHERAEIGDALRSPGPIRSLAEAKDFESLIRFYEASLTDLEEMISKTKKDDPKMAYYRSLLILTKKVELELKNSLLSFQNLFRDLEEMHDFVHEIYPA; encoded by the coding sequence ATGGCATGTCACGAAGTGGCCGCTCTAAGGCTGGGAATGATGAACGTAATCGGAATCAAGGACGAGGCTACGATCCAACACGAACGTGCGGAGATCGGAGACGCTTTACGATCTCCAGGACCGATCCGTTCCCTGGCGGAGGCGAAAGATTTCGAATCCTTGATTCGTTTTTACGAAGCGTCCTTAACCGATCTCGAAGAGATGATTTCCAAAACGAAAAAGGACGATCCGAAAATGGCTTATTATCGTTCTCTTTTGATTCTCACCAAAAAAGTGGAACTCGAACTGAAGAATTCTCTTCTTAGTTTTCAAAATCTTTTTCGAGATTTGGAAGAGATGCACGATTTCGTTCACGAAATTTATCCGGCTTAA
- the cbiC gene encoding cobalt-precorrin-8 methylmutase, giving the protein MNDMRQMTKLGREIEDKSFSIIDEEAGSHSFSKEEWEVVRRIIHATADFEYKDITKIHPKAIDSGIEALRNGCPIVCDVQMILAGLNQERIGAYGCKTYSFISDPDVIERAKEKNSTRAIESIQKAKTLGFLNGGILAVGNAPTALLEIERLIREEGIKPALIIGVPVGFVSAIESKEVILTLESSNLFSTPYILTRGRKGGSTIAVAILHALLLLSSKRGER; this is encoded by the coding sequence ATGAATGACATGAGACAGATGACGAAACTCGGAAGGGAAATCGAAGACAAATCCTTTTCGATCATCGACGAAGAAGCGGGTTCTCATTCCTTTTCCAAGGAAGAATGGGAAGTCGTCCGAAGAATCATCCACGCGACCGCGGACTTCGAATACAAGGACATCACGAAGATTCATCCGAAGGCGATCGACTCGGGCATAGAAGCGCTTCGAAACGGATGTCCGATCGTCTGCGACGTTCAGATGATTCTCGCCGGACTCAATCAGGAAAGAATCGGCGCTTACGGATGTAAGACATACAGCTTTATTTCCGATCCGGACGTGATCGAACGGGCCAAGGAAAAAAATTCGACGAGGGCTATCGAATCGATCCAAAAAGCAAAAACATTAGGTTTTTTGAATGGAGGAATTCTCGCTGTGGGGAACGCGCCGACGGCTTTGCTCGAAATCGAAAGGCTGATCCGGGAAGAAGGGATCAAACCCGCGCTCATCATCGGAGTTCCCGTCGGTTTCGTATCCGCGATCGAATCCAAAGAAGTGATTTTAACATTAGAATCTTCTAATTTATTTTCGACGCCCTACATTCTTACCAGGGGAAGAAAGGGAGGAAGTACGATCGCGGTCGCGATCCTACACGCCCTTCTTCTTTTATCCTCGAAACGAGGAGAACGATGA
- a CDS encoding cobalt-precorrin 5A hydrolase — protein MQNRKSYSVFVITKHGLEIAKRIHEAWENVDLFVSPKFIDSAPPGSNLLSLPMDKTLDETFQNYDCHIFIISVGAVVRMIAPLLKNKKVDPAVICVDDRANFSICVLSGHVGRGNFFTERLAKTLSNTAVITTASDVSGTLTVDILGRELGWTLEHPDRNVTRGCAAVVNETKVLFVQETGEPNWWPLDKSLPKGVEYSVSLNNVNPNDYEILLIATDKTDLKQNNPEHYKNSILYHPKSLVLGLGCDRNVSFETVENGILKILSDNGLAFQSVKTIASADLKKDEEAFLRISKKYGWEFKTFSSEELDRVSEIETPSEVVKNFVGTKSVSEASSILASGAGSLLLPKQKYKEGSDGKNLTVAISRIPFPSRFSSTSRTETKEGE, from the coding sequence ATGCAGAATAGAAAATCATATTCGGTTTTCGTAATTACAAAACACGGCCTGGAAATCGCAAAAAGAATCCACGAAGCTTGGGAGAACGTGGACTTGTTCGTTTCTCCTAAGTTTATCGACTCGGCGCCGCCCGGTTCGAATCTTCTTTCCCTTCCGATGGACAAAACGTTAGACGAAACGTTTCAGAATTACGACTGTCATATCTTTATCATCAGCGTAGGAGCGGTCGTTCGGATGATCGCTCCTTTGCTAAAGAACAAAAAAGTCGATCCTGCGGTCATCTGCGTGGACGATCGGGCCAACTTTTCGATCTGCGTTTTGTCCGGTCACGTAGGGCGAGGAAACTTTTTTACGGAAAGACTTGCAAAAACCCTTTCCAATACCGCAGTGATTACGACCGCATCGGACGTTTCGGGAACCTTGACCGTGGACATTCTCGGAAGAGAACTCGGTTGGACCTTGGAACATCCCGATCGAAACGTAACGAGGGGTTGCGCCGCGGTCGTCAACGAAACCAAGGTGCTCTTCGTTCAGGAAACGGGAGAGCCGAATTGGTGGCCTTTGGATAAATCGCTTCCGAAAGGCGTTGAATATTCCGTTTCCTTAAACAACGTAAATCCGAACGACTATGAAATTCTTCTGATCGCAACCGATAAGACCGATCTAAAACAAAACAATCCGGAACATTATAAGAATTCCATATTATATCATCCTAAATCGTTGGTCTTAGGTTTGGGCTGCGATCGAAACGTGTCTTTTGAAACGGTGGAGAATGGAATCTTAAAAATATTAAGCGACAATGGTCTGGCCTTTCAGAGCGTCAAAACCATCGCAAGCGCCGATCTCAAAAAAGACGAGGAAGCATTTTTACGAATCTCAAAAAAATACGGATGGGAATTTAAAACCTTTTCCTCGGAAGAATTGGATCGCGTTTCAGAAATCGAAACCCCTTCCGAAGTCGTAAAAAATTTCGTCGGAACCAAATCCGTGAGCGAGGCTTCGAGCATTCTCGCTTCGGGAGCCGGTTCCTTGCTTCTTCCAAAACAAAAATACAAGGAAGGTTCGGACGGAAAAAATCTTACGGTCGCAATTTCAAGAATTCCGTTTCCATCCAGATTCTCCTCCACCTCGCGGACCGAGACAAAGGAGGGAGAATGA
- a CDS encoding FAD-dependent oxidoreductase encodes MANPPKKARIKNIARTAGSVTITFVSLDGPLDFLGGQYVIFNSGVKTEDGKEIKRAYSILSSDQYQGEFQICIQPVKEGLASLHIPNLAIGAELEFSGPWGKFIGNPRWPQEGKTLLVATDTGITAIFSILHSQRWKEKLKDTNVIWYVSREAEFLPVRDIREGLPKEFNSLNVIPISKINDPKREEECLCSFTDELNASILPVNVFLAGDGKLIRIMKDLLVTRGVLEENMGVEIFFNSPRQSESVKR; translated from the coding sequence ATGGCCAATCCTCCCAAAAAAGCGAGAATCAAAAACATAGCCAGAACCGCGGGTTCGGTTACGATCACGTTCGTTTCCTTGGACGGTCCTCTGGATTTTTTAGGAGGTCAGTATGTCATCTTCAATTCAGGCGTTAAAACCGAGGATGGAAAGGAAATCAAAAGGGCGTATTCCATTCTTTCCTCCGATCAGTATCAGGGAGAATTCCAGATCTGCATCCAACCCGTAAAAGAAGGATTAGCGTCTTTGCATATTCCAAATCTTGCAATCGGTGCGGAACTCGAGTTCTCCGGCCCTTGGGGAAAATTTATCGGAAATCCACGATGGCCTCAGGAGGGAAAAACCCTTCTCGTAGCGACGGACACGGGAATCACGGCGATCTTTTCGATTCTCCATTCCCAAAGATGGAAGGAAAAACTGAAGGACACGAACGTGATCTGGTATGTTTCCCGCGAAGCGGAATTTCTTCCGGTCCGGGACATTCGGGAAGGGCTTCCCAAAGAATTCAATTCTTTGAATGTGATTCCGATCTCGAAGATCAACGATCCGAAACGAGAAGAGGAATGTCTTTGTTCTTTTACGGACGAATTGAACGCGTCCATTCTCCCCGTGAACGTTTTTTTGGCGGGAGACGGAAAATTAATCCGAATTATGAAGGACCTTCTTGTAACAAGAGGGGTTCTCGAAGAAAACATGGGAGTCGAGATTTTTTTCAATTCTCCCCGGCAATCGGAGTCCGTAAAACGTTAG
- a CDS encoding CbtB domain-containing protein, with product MRTVSTSSQTSKGLSVSLDPILTVSLVFVSLFVIYIVGLEPMPELHASFHDIRHATGFPCH from the coding sequence ATGCGTACCGTATCCACGTCTTCGCAAACGAGCAAGGGTCTTTCCGTATCTTTGGATCCGATTCTTACCGTTTCCTTGGTGTTTGTCTCTTTGTTCGTGATCTACATCGTAGGTTTGGAACCGATGCCGGAACTTCACGCTTCGTTTCACGATATACGACACGCCACCGGTTTTCCTTGTCATTAA
- a CDS encoding CbtA family protein, protein MKGNFFQRLVSGCKAGLIAGVVYGILLQFLVTPLILKAESFETNANVSSTSASVASKTSGSIEASAKTHFHSHGHGKKHHHPSSVVSNEDSNRVGSDSTQENESFEIFKRNVWTWIGCILLGLAFGVLSAIGLSTLEYTNVLKSDFLQSRWKSTFLISGIGFILFYGIPSLGLPPQLPGVVGSEEDFELRQSWWLQSIFLSSSVLILWFFIRNRFFKGRISSAIAFVFLFGILFIFLFWAPGVPEHSTATSAPNLLRVEFRIKSAISNLALWFVIGFWISKSISKNRDVPFLPETQRI, encoded by the coding sequence ATGAAGGGGAATTTTTTCCAAAGACTCGTCTCCGGATGTAAGGCGGGTTTGATTGCCGGTGTCGTTTACGGAATCCTACTTCAATTCCTCGTAACGCCGTTGATCTTAAAAGCGGAATCATTCGAAACCAACGCGAACGTTTCTTCCACGTCCGCTTCGGTTGCTTCGAAAACGTCCGGATCGATCGAGGCTTCGGCGAAAACACATTTTCATTCGCACGGTCACGGAAAAAAACATCACCATCCTTCTTCCGTCGTTTCCAACGAAGATTCGAATCGCGTCGGTTCGGACTCGACCCAAGAGAACGAAAGTTTCGAAATTTTCAAACGAAACGTTTGGACTTGGATCGGATGTATTCTTTTGGGTCTCGCATTCGGGGTTTTGAGCGCGATCGGATTGAGTACATTAGAATATACAAATGTACTCAAATCTGATTTTTTACAATCCAGATGGAAATCGACGTTTTTGATCTCCGGAATCGGATTTATCTTGTTTTATGGGATTCCTTCTTTGGGCCTTCCTCCTCAACTTCCGGGGGTGGTCGGCTCCGAAGAAGACTTCGAACTCAGACAAAGCTGGTGGCTCCAATCGATCTTCTTGTCCTCTTCGGTTTTGATTCTTTGGTTTTTTATTCGAAACCGTTTTTTCAAAGGGAGAATCTCGAGCGCGATCGCTTTCGTTTTTCTTTTCGGAATTCTCTTCATCTTCTTATTTTGGGCGCCCGGAGTTCCCGAACATTCCACAGCGACTTCGGCTCCGAATCTTTTGCGCGTTGAATTCAGAATCAAAAGCGCGATCTCAAATCTGGCTCTTTGGTTCGTGATCGGTTTTTGGATTTCGAAATCGATTTCCAAAAATCGGGACGTCCCGTTCCTACCGGAAACACAAAGGATTTAG
- a CDS encoding cobalt-precorrin-5B (C(1))-methyltransferase yields MAAKELREGFTTGACSAAAAKAATRLLLKKQPVLEIETTLPNKRQVLFPVKRCELEGEIAICSVVKDAGDDPDCTHGAELTARVRLTKESKIVLKGGDGVATVTKAGLGLDVGEPAINPVPRKNISEMILEELEGSSYNGAEVEISVPGGQEMAKKTMNERLGLIGGISILGTTGIVKPYSTAAFKASVIQAIQMAKEYGIDTTVLTTGGKSEKFAMDLLPNLNELSFIQVGDFIGTGIKTSVKESIRHVIVVGMIGKLSKMADGVMMTHRGGSSVNTKMLSDIARSIGVPEPIAEEIQNANTARHVLEVCKANGYEHITTRICEIVAKNCSKHAGTNMRISCYMVDFDGALLGKCENFSQELETTGENSEHE; encoded by the coding sequence ATGGCTGCCAAGGAATTAAGGGAAGGTTTTACGACGGGCGCTTGTTCCGCGGCAGCGGCCAAGGCGGCCACACGTCTTCTCTTAAAAAAACAACCCGTTTTGGAAATCGAAACGACACTTCCGAACAAAAGACAGGTTTTGTTTCCTGTCAAACGATGCGAGCTGGAAGGCGAGATCGCAATCTGTAGCGTGGTCAAGGACGCGGGAGACGATCCGGATTGTACACACGGGGCGGAACTTACCGCGCGAGTTCGCTTAACAAAAGAAAGTAAAATCGTATTAAAAGGCGGAGACGGAGTCGCCACCGTCACAAAAGCCGGGCTCGGTTTGGACGTGGGAGAACCCGCGATCAATCCGGTTCCTCGAAAGAACATCAGCGAAATGATTTTGGAGGAACTCGAAGGAAGTTCGTATAACGGCGCCGAGGTGGAGATCAGCGTTCCCGGCGGGCAAGAGATGGCAAAAAAAACGATGAACGAACGCCTCGGTTTGATCGGAGGAATTTCAATCCTAGGCACGACGGGAATCGTAAAACCGTATTCGACCGCGGCCTTTAAAGCGAGCGTGATCCAAGCGATTCAAATGGCGAAAGAATACGGAATCGATACGACCGTTCTTACCACCGGAGGTAAGTCCGAAAAGTTCGCGATGGATCTATTACCGAATTTGAATGAACTTTCCTTTATCCAAGTCGGGGACTTTATCGGAACCGGAATCAAAACCAGCGTCAAGGAATCGATCCGTCACGTGATCGTCGTCGGGATGATCGGCAAGTTATCCAAGATGGCCGACGGAGTGATGATGACGCACAGGGGCGGCTCTTCCGTGAATACGAAAATGTTATCCGACATCGCCAGATCCATCGGCGTTCCCGAACCGATCGCCGAGGAAATTCAAAACGCGAACACGGCGAGACACGTATTAGAAGTCTGTAAAGCGAACGGATACGAACACATCACAACGCGTATCTGCGAGATCGTCGCCAAAAATTGTTCCAAACACGCGGGAACGAATATGAGAATTTCCTGTTATATGGTGGACTTCGACGGAGCGCTTTTGGGTAAGTGCGAAAATTTTTCGCAGGAATTAGAAACAACGGGAGAGAACTCCGAACATGAATGA
- a CDS encoding CbiX/SirB N-terminal domain-containing protein, producing the protein MKDFGILIVGHGSREVSSKMEFETFVREYAKTRPTNEIRIGYVELAEPDLKTSLRQFAKTHSKILILPLFLFASGHVKNDIPLILSDLKIEFPFHEFIVSMPLNIHENIIKLLNIRSAEKIPTEIQSKTGVIVVGRGASDADSNGDFCKAVRFFEESNSFLFVKPSFIGITKPLLSESLEMSVKLRPERILILPYFLFDGKLIQKISHIAEEYSEKYPWIKIGTAGHFGPDPILFPILDDRISSALSGKGKLPCDNCEYRVSIPGLKNKVGGLDSLLWSMRHLETHTQAAPHEFPHRNLKKHIYVCENVDCASKGSISLINQIRSSIKKHGRQTDFRVSRSSCLGRCGEGPTVVVYPDGIWYQRVNESDAEELVAEHLLNDRLVSRLVDNIMQ; encoded by the coding sequence ATGAAGGACTTCGGAATTCTCATCGTAGGGCACGGAAGCAGAGAAGTTTCCTCCAAAATGGAATTCGAAACCTTTGTTCGGGAATACGCAAAAACCCGTCCCACAAACGAAATCAGAATCGGTTACGTGGAACTCGCGGAGCCCGATCTAAAAACGTCCCTTCGTCAATTCGCAAAAACACATTCTAAAATTCTAATACTTCCTCTGTTTTTATTCGCGTCCGGCCACGTAAAAAACGATATCCCTTTGATTCTTTCGGATTTGAAAATCGAGTTCCCGTTTCACGAATTCATAGTTTCGATGCCCTTGAACATACATGAGAATATTATAAAACTTTTAAACATTCGATCCGCGGAAAAAATCCCAACCGAAATACAATCCAAAACCGGAGTGATCGTGGTCGGGCGGGGCGCCTCGGACGCGGATTCCAACGGAGATTTCTGCAAGGCGGTTCGTTTTTTCGAAGAATCGAATTCTTTTCTTTTTGTAAAACCGAGTTTTATCGGGATCACAAAACCTCTTCTTTCCGAAAGCCTGGAAATGTCCGTCAAACTCAGACCGGAACGAATCCTGATTCTTCCCTATTTTCTATTTGATGGAAAGCTAATACAAAAGATTTCTCATATAGCCGAGGAATACTCCGAAAAATACCCTTGGATTAAAATCGGCACGGCCGGACATTTCGGACCCGATCCGATTTTGTTTCCGATTTTGGACGACAGAATTTCCTCCGCCTTATCCGGAAAAGGAAAACTTCCCTGCGATAATTGCGAATATCGAGTTTCCATTCCCGGACTCAAAAACAAAGTGGGGGGACTCGATTCTCTTCTCTGGAGTATGAGACATTTGGAAACTCATACGCAGGCCGCTCCCCACGAATTCCCTCATAGAAATCTGAAAAAACATATTTACGTATGCGAGAACGTGGACTGCGCGAGCAAGGGAAGCATTTCGCTTATCAATCAGATCCGATCTTCGATCAAAAAACACGGAAGACAAACGGACTTCCGCGTTTCCAGAAGTTCCTGTTTGGGAAGATGCGGAGAGGGGCCGACCGTCGTGGTTTACCCGGACGGAATCTGGTATCAAAGAGTCAACGAAAGCGACGCAGAAGAACTGGTCGCCGAACATCTGTTAAACGACCGTCTCGTGAGCAGACTGGTCGACAACATCATGCAATAA
- the cobI gene encoding precorrin-2 C(20)-methyltransferase, with protein MKNNRYGKLYGVGVGPGATDLITLRAVHVLNSVDVLAIPKSSEHLEPFAWRVCSPVVKENSSQEKLFLHFPMTKDPEILIPAWDKAFLEIGKRLEEGHNVAFITQGDPSVYSSWSYLLEETEDRWPGIEVEIVPAVSSITAIPAALQTPLADGRERFCVVPGTYGIEDLPELVKNFDTIVLTKVGQVVPQLVTMLKELDLLRNASYVSYGTTDRQRIVRDLETIQNENCDYFSMVILSIRKRKGVLRGQNIDAE; from the coding sequence ATGAAAAATAATCGATACGGAAAACTCTACGGAGTCGGAGTCGGTCCGGGAGCCACCGATCTGATCACGCTCAGAGCGGTTCACGTTTTAAATTCCGTCGATGTGTTGGCGATTCCCAAAAGTAGCGAACACTTGGAACCGTTCGCTTGGAGAGTTTGTTCTCCCGTTGTGAAGGAGAATTCTTCCCAAGAAAAATTGTTTCTTCATTTTCCGATGACGAAAGATCCGGAGATCTTAATTCCTGCTTGGGACAAGGCCTTTCTGGAAATCGGAAAACGTTTGGAAGAGGGGCATAACGTTGCCTTTATCACTCAAGGAGATCCTTCAGTTTACAGCTCTTGGAGTTATCTTTTGGAGGAGACAGAGGATCGTTGGCCCGGGATCGAAGTGGAGATCGTTCCCGCCGTTTCTTCGATTACCGCGATACCGGCCGCGTTGCAAACTCCGCTCGCGGACGGAAGAGAACGGTTCTGCGTCGTACCGGGAACCTACGGAATCGAAGATCTTCCCGAGCTCGTAAAAAATTTCGATACGATCGTTCTTACGAAAGTCGGACAGGTCGTTCCACAACTCGTTACCATGTTAAAAGAATTGGATCTGTTGCGAAACGCGAGTTACGTTTCGTACGGAACGACGGATCGGCAAAGAATCGTTCGAGATTTGGAAACGATTCAAAACGAAAACTGCGATTACTTTTCGATGGTGATTCTTTCCATCCGAAAACGGAAGGGCGTACTTCGAGGACAGAACATCGATGCAGAATAG
- a CDS encoding STAS domain-containing protein gives MKEIIINLQGDLDFKLGEALLSKLEELPDSPRKILLDASGLESVTLEGASILNRLPERFPQSKFAICSVPSGIEISAQEGKEIPVFSDRDSAKSHLIASDQNEDSSFQENSPVLVNCPVCFHLLKVQTSGNYGCPACQSKFFVTKDWRISTFERLL, from the coding sequence TTGAAAGAAATTATCATCAACCTCCAAGGAGATCTGGACTTTAAATTGGGAGAAGCGCTTCTTTCCAAGTTGGAGGAACTTCCGGATTCTCCCCGCAAAATTCTTTTGGATGCGAGCGGACTCGAATCGGTTACGTTAGAAGGCGCTTCGATATTAAACCGACTTCCGGAACGGTTTCCACAATCCAAATTCGCGATTTGTTCCGTACCAAGCGGGATCGAAATTTCTGCGCAAGAAGGAAAGGAAATTCCGGTTTTTTCCGATCGGGATTCCGCAAAATCCCACTTAATCGCCTCCGATCAAAACGAGGATTCTTCCTTTCAGGAGAATTCTCCGGTGCTCGTAAATTGTCCGGTTTGTTTTCATCTTTTGAAAGTACAAACTTCCGGGAACTACGGTTGTCCCGCGTGTCAGTCCAAGTTTTTCGTAACCAAGGACTGGCGTATTTCGACGTTCGAAAGATTATTATAA
- a CDS encoding bifunctional cobalt-precorrin-7 (C(5))-methyltransferase/cobalt-precorrin-6B (C(15))-methyltransferase has protein sequence MKAVTVIGMGDEGCPGLSSIAVNAVAKAQILAGGERHLDFFPQFTGEKIVFKGNLIQATERIAELAAEHTVCVLASGDPLFFGIGNLIGKKVGLEHVDFIPAPSSIQQAFARVGIKWDDAQILSLHGRPIEGLITKLQSLNKVALFTDEINHPQAVASYMKQYDESDWTAFVCENLGGKNERIRKFELNLLSEENGISPLNVLILIRNEENRKSPPIMPNVPEENYAKRIPKKGLITKKEVRILSIAFLEIRDDSVVWDIGAGSGSIAIEAAQLAKNGKSYAIEVDPEGIEICRQNVVSQRTDNVHVIAGKAPEALENLPDPDCVFVGGSKGNLYEIIRISLNRLSSRGSLVVNAVTLDNVTEAYHGFKKLGLVPEVTLLNVSRGQPLADYLRYEALNPIHIFKVTKPEGYSA, from the coding sequence ATGAAGGCAGTCACCGTAATCGGAATGGGAGACGAAGGTTGTCCCGGATTATCGAGCATCGCGGTCAACGCGGTGGCCAAAGCGCAGATTCTCGCGGGCGGAGAAAGACATCTGGATTTTTTTCCGCAGTTCACCGGAGAAAAAATAGTATTTAAGGGAAATCTAATACAAGCCACCGAAAGAATCGCCGAACTCGCGGCGGAACATACGGTTTGCGTTCTCGCTTCGGGAGATCCTTTGTTTTTCGGAATCGGAAATCTCATCGGTAAAAAGGTCGGATTGGAACACGTGGATTTTATTCCGGCTCCGAGTTCGATCCAACAAGCATTTGCAAGAGTGGGAATCAAATGGGACGACGCGCAAATCTTATCTTTGCACGGTAGACCGATTGAAGGACTGATCACAAAACTGCAATCTTTAAATAAGGTCGCTTTGTTTACGGACGAGATCAATCATCCCCAAGCCGTCGCTTCCTACATGAAACAATATGACGAATCGGATTGGACCGCGTTCGTTTGCGAAAACCTGGGCGGAAAAAACGAAAGAATCCGCAAGTTCGAACTGAATTTGTTAAGCGAAGAGAATGGAATCAGTCCTTTGAACGTTCTCATCCTGATCCGAAACGAGGAAAACCGAAAATCCCCTCCGATTATGCCTAACGTTCCCGAGGAGAATTACGCGAAACGGATTCCGAAAAAAGGGCTGATCACAAAAAAGGAAGTCAGAATTCTTTCCATCGCCTTCTTGGAAATTCGGGACGACAGCGTCGTCTGGGACATCGGAGCCGGCTCGGGCTCGATCGCGATCGAAGCGGCTCAACTCGCGAAAAACGGAAAGTCTTACGCGATCGAAGTCGATCCCGAAGGAATCGAAATCTGCAGACAAAACGTCGTTTCCCAAAGAACGGATAACGTGCACGTTATCGCGGGAAAAGCCCCCGAGGCTCTGGAGAATCTTCCCGATCCCGATTGTGTTTTTGTGGGAGGCTCCAAGGGAAACCTATATGAGATTATTAGAATTTCCTTAAATAGACTTTCTTCTCGCGGCTCCCTGGTCGTAAACGCGGTCACCTTGGACAACGTCACGGAAGCCTATCATGGTTTTAAGAAACTGGGTCTTGTTCCCGAAGTGACTCTTTTAAACGTATCAAGAGGACAACCGCTTGCCGATTATCTTCGTTACGAGGCTTTGAATCCGATTCATATTTTTAAGGTTACAAAACCGGAGGGTTATTCCGCATGA